The window TCTCGTGCTGGTACAGCGCCTGGACGGCGGCGAGCCGGGCGGCGGAGCGGGATTGGGCGCGTTTGTTCATAGCGAGGTCAATTCAATCTGTTCTGGACGCTGAGCGCGTGGGCGGGCAGCCCCTCGGCGCCCGCGAGCGCAACGGCAGCGGGGCCAATAGCAGCCAGCGCCGATTCGTCCAGCGCGAGGAAGCTGGTGCGCTTCATGAAGTCGCCGACCGACAGCCCGCTCGAGAAACGCGCGCGGCGTCCGGTCGGCAGGACGTGGTTGGGACCCGCGACATAATCGCCGATCGCTTCGGGGGTATGACGACCGAGGAAGACCGACCCCGCGTGGCGGACCTTGGCGAACAGCGCATCGGCAACATCGGCATCGACCGCGAGTTCGAGATGTTCGGGCGCCAGTCGATCGCAGAGCGGGATCGCCTCGGCGAGGGTCGACACGACAATCACCGCGCCATTGTCGGCCCAGCTCGCTTCCATCGTGCGCGCGGTTGCCAGCGTCGGAATGACCTCGGCGACCGCCGCCGCCACCGCCTCGCCGAACGCGGCATCGTCGGTGAACAGGATCGACTGGCTCGTCGGATCATGTTCGGCCTGGCTGAGCAGATCGGCGGCGATCACATGCGGTGCATTCCGATTGTCGGCGACGACGACGATCTCGCTCGGCCCCGCGACCATATCGATGCCGACGACCCCGTAGACCTGCCGCTTCGCCTCGGCGACCCAGGCGTTGCCGGGGCCGGTGACGACATCGACCGGCGCGATCCTGTCGGTGCCATAGGCGAGCGCCGCGACCGCCTGCGCGCCGCCGATCCGCCAGATTTCGTCGACCCCGCCGATATGCGCCGCGGCCATCACCACCGGATTGACCTCGCCGCCCGGGGTAGGGGTCATCATCACGATCCGCCCGACCCCGGCGACCTTGGCGGGAATGATGTTCATCAGCACCGACGAGGGATAGGCCGCGCGTCCGCCGGGAACATAGACCCCCGCCGCGTCGACCGCGTTCCAGCGCGCGCCGAGCCGCGCTCCCGCCGCGTCGCGATAGTCGCGATCCTCGGGCAACTGCGCAGCATGATAGGCGCGGATGCGGTCGGCCGCGAGATTCAACGCATCGCGCAGTTCGGGTGCGAGCGCGTCGTAAGCCGCTGCGCATTCTTCCTTCGAAATGCTCCACCCGCTCGCGTCGAGATCGAAGCGGTCGAACTTCGCGGTATAATCGGCGAGCGCGGAATCGCCCTCGGCCTTCACCCGCGCGATGATCGCCGCGACGTCGGCCGACACGTCGGAATCGCTTTCGCGCCGATCGTTGACGAGCGCATCGAACGCGGCCGCGAAACCGGGTTCGGAGGCATCAAGCCGCCGCATCGCCCACCGCCTGACGGAACCGTTCGACCAGCGCCGGCACCTCGGCCGAGCGCAGCTTGAACGCGGCGCGGTTGACGATCAGCCGCGCCGACACCTCGCTGATGATCGTCTGCTCGGCGAGCGCGTTCTCGACCAAAGTTCGTCCGGTCGAAACCAGATCGACGATGTGCGACGCGAGCCCCAGCTTCGGCGCGATCTCCATCGCACCGTTCAGCTTGATGCATTCGGCCTGGATGCCCTGCGCGGCGAACCAGCGGCGCGTCGTCGCGGGATATTTGGTCGCGACGCGGATATGGCTCGACCCCAGTCCCGGCGGCGCGCTGTCCGCCGGCCCGGCAAGCGACAGGCGGCAATGGCCGATGCCCAGGTCGACCGGCGCGTAAAGCTCGCTGTAATCGAACTCGTCGATCACGTCCGAGCCGACGATACCGAGCTGCGCCGCGCCATGCGCGACGAAAGTCGCGACATCGAAGGCGCGCACCCGGATCAGCGAGACATGCGGCTGGTTGGTCGCGAACACCAGCGCGCGGCTCTTCGGATCGAAGAAGTCCGCAGCCGGTTCGATGCCGACCTTGGCCAGCAACGGCAACGCCTCGTCGAGAATCCGCCCTTTCGGGATGGCAAAGATGATGGGTTCGGGCATAAGCGCGCCAGCCCATAAGCGGGCCCGGGAGAAAGGGCAATGAGCGAGCGACTCCAGCCGATGGAACTCGGCGACACCGGCGCCGACGCGGTACGCGGCGCCTTCGCCAACCAGGTGCTTTATTGCCGGGCCAACGACGCGCCGGTGACCGCGCGCATCGTCGCCGCGATCGCGACCCTGCTCGGCGCGCCCGCGAGCGGATTCGCGCGGCGGATCGCCGAATGGCAGGGTCCGCCGCTCGCCGATGCCCTGCCCCTGCGCGCCGCGGGCGGGCTGCATGCGCTGCACCTCGCGGGGATCGCGCACGAACTCGCCCCCATCTATGCCGATGCCGAAGGGATCAACGACGCCGCGATCATCGCGGGCACGGTGCAGCGGCACGAGGCGGCGCTCCTCCCCTGGCTCGACGGCCCGCCGCAGACCAACGAGGCGGGGCGCTCGTCAAACTTCATCGCCGCGATGCTCTGGCTGGCCGAACAAGGCCTGCCGCCGCATTTCCAGTGCCTCGAAATCGGGTCGAGCGCCGGGATCAACCTGATGCTCGCGCGCTATCATTATGATCTCGCGGGCGTGCAGGTCGGGCCTTTGCCCGGCGCGATGGCCTTCACCCCCGAATGGCGTGGGCGCCATCCGCCACAGCACAAGATCGAGATCGCGGGCACCAAGGGGTGCGACGTCGCCCCCGTCGACCTCAGCGACCCGGCGCAGGCGCTGCGTCTGAAAGCCTATATCTGGCCCGAGCATCATATCCGCTTCGCACGCATGGAGGCCGCGATCGCCGCCGCGACCGCGCAGAAACCCGACATCGTCCACAGCAATGCCGCCGATTTTGTCGAGGCCGAACTCGCGAAACCGCAGGCCGCGGGCACGACGCGCGTCCTGATGCATTCGATCGTCTGGCAATATGTCCCCGCCGATCAGCAGGCGCGCGTCACCGCGGCGATGGAGGCCGCCGGCGCCCGCGCCACCGCGGACCGCCCGCTCGCCTGGATCGCGCTCGAAGCGAACCGCACCGTGCACCATCACGAACTGGTGGTGCGCCACTGGCCGGGCGATGGCGCACCGAAGATGCTCGGCCGCGCGCACGCCCATGGCGCATGGATCGAGTGGCTGGCCGGCTGACTGTTAACAAGCGAGAGTCGGCCTTTCTTGTTTCGTCACCCCGGACTTGATCCGGGGTCCCGCTTGAGGCTGAAGCCTGCTGATGCCTTAAAAAGCGGGATCCCGGATCAAGTCCGGGATGACGACGGAAAATGAGGCGACGTCCACTCCCCACCCCAAAGCCGCCGCCAATCAGCCAAAGCTCAAAGCCGCGCCTCCAGCCGCGCCAGCATCGCCTGCACCGGCGGCGCGGCGACCGGCGCGTCCCATCCGGCCTCGATCGCCGCAATGCGTTCGAACAGGCGCTCGCTCGCGGCGATGATCCGGCGGACGGGGTCGTCGAACCGGACGCAGATATCCCAGTCGGCGACGACGGGTTCGCCGATGCGCGCCGCGCTGTCGTTCGGCCCGGCTCCGGGATCGCCGCCGATCATCGCGCGGCGATGGAGCAGCCAGGCGATGATGTGCATCAGCCGTGTTGTCGTCTTGAGCGATTCGCAGGCAAGCCCGATCTGAAGCAGGCTGTCACGCGTGCCCCCGACGCCGACCACCCCCAGGTCACGCGCGGCGGCGAAGGCGGTGTGCGCTTCGTCGGCCAGCACCATCGCCTCGACATAGAGATTTTCGACCTGGGCACGCCGCACCGGCAGGCCGATCGTCGCCAATTCTGAAACGCCCCTGTTCATGCGGCGGGAAATGCCACGGCCGGCGCCATGCCTGCAACGGCGCTAACCAATATTTCGAAAGCCCGTCCCATTTTGAGTCGGATGACGCCGCGGGTCAGGCGATGATGTCGGGGATCAACTGGTCCTCGCACCACGCGATCTCGTCGCGCAGCCGCAGCTTTTTCTTTTTGAGTCGAGCCAGTTGCAGCTGGTCGGGAACCACCGTCACGCCGAGCGCGGCGATCGCCGCATCGAGGTCACGATGCTCGATACGAAGAAGTTCGAGGCGCTGGCTGATCTCGTCGGGGTTCACGCGCCGCTTCCTGCCACGATCACAATCTATCCGCAACGGGGACCGGCTGACCGAATCGCCGCGTTAACGGCGCGACAAACTCTGTGATCCATGTTTTATTCGGTCCTGCCAACCGAGTCGAAAAATGAAGGAGACTGGCCGATGAACATGTCGCACCTTTCCGCCCTGAAGTCCCGTCACGCGGACCTCGATGCGAAAATTGCGAATGAAGAACGGCGACCGGCCCCCGATGTGGGCCTGCTGGCGCAGATGAAAAAGCAGAAGCTGAAAATCAAGGAAGAGCTGTTCGCGAACGGCTAACGATCGCGCCAGGTTCGGCCGCTGATCGCCCGCTGCGCCTTCCGAACGCGGAACGGGTCAGCGCGGACGGATCGGCGGTCGGCCCTTATTCAAACGAAGGCCGGCCAGCGTCGGCGGCACATCCTCCTTTTGCGGCGCCACGTCGCGGCGCACCGCCTGCGGATTGACCGCGCGGTCGAAGGCGATCCCGAATTTCTTGTCGCCGGTCCATACGATGCGCCCGGGCACATGTCCGACATTGCGCAGTTCGATCTCGACCACCGCACCCTGCACGACCGAAATCGGGCTTTCGGCGAGCATGCCGCCCGCCGACAGATTGCGAACGCGGACAAGAATCGGTTCGGGTTTTCCGGCCATCGCCACCCTCGCCTGCATGAACAGGCTGTCCCGATCGGCGCTGCGCGACAGCGCCGCCACTTCTTCGTCTATCGATGTCGGCACGCGCGATTCCATTGCGACCCGTTCCCCGCGTTAAAAGTCAGGATAGCGAATCTAGGGCGCAGCCCTTGCGGAAACGTAAATTTCGCCGGTCCGTCCCACTCTGGGGCAGGCGCTGCCGGTCTTCGATCAGTCCTCGCGCGAGATCCGCTCGTTGCGCTCGTGGCGTTCCTGCGCCTCGAGCGTCATCGTCGCGATCGGGCGTGCCTGGAGCCGCGCAAGCGAGATCGGCTCGCCGGTCACCGCGCAATAGCCATATTCGCCCTCGTCGAGGCGGCGGATCGCCGAGTCGATCTTCGAGATGAGCTTGCGCTGGCGGTCGCGGGTTCGCAGTTCGATCGCCCAGTCGGTTTCGCTCGACGCGCGGTCGGCCAGGTCGGGTTCGCGCAGCGGACCGTCCTGAAGCTGGGCAAGCGTCGATTCGGATTCGGACAGGATCGACCTTTTCCAGGCGACCAGAAGGCCGCGGAAATAATCCTGCTGCCGTTCGTTCATGAACGGCTCGTCGTCGCGGGGGACATAGTCCGTATCGAGGTTGGATTTGGCTTCGCGGAGCGCGTCGGCGCCAATGTCGGCGGTCTGTGTCGGCATGACGGGCTCTTGCGTCCTTTCGTCTCGCGGACCGCCGGGCATGGCGGACCGGGGGAGTGCGCGCGCCTATAACCAGCCGTTGGATGCGATACAAGCGTCGAAGCGGTGGATGGCGTTTGCGGGGTGAAGCAAGGCTGAACCGCCGTCACCGCCGATGCGATTCTCGTCGGTCGCCATCGCGGTCGCCAAACGCCTGTTTTTGGCACTCGGGTTAACCACAGCCGGGGAATCGTCCAAATTTCCGTTCCGTTTTGGGACAGTGGGTGCAACGGGAGTTGATTCCGCCCTCCTTTTCCCGCTGTCGGACAGTCAAACGCGGTTAACGCAATTGCGGCGTTCACAAAGCTTTGGCCTTTTGGCACCAGAACAGGTGCAAGCGGGTGTCGGGGTGTGGCACCTTCCCACCAAGCAACGGGAAAAGAGAGAGAAACCTATGTCTGTCCGAATGGCCCTCGCAAAGCTCTGCGCCTGCACCTGCGGCGGTGCGATCATCGGTACCGGCGCGATGCAGATCAGCGACGTGCCGGCGGCACGGGCGCAAACGACCAAGTCCTGTTCGCCCTGCGCCGGCAAACCCGTCGTGCGCAAGCGCCATGCGGCGAAGAAGCCGGTCAAGCGCGTGCGCCGCGTCGTCACGACGAAGCGCGTTATCCGCACCGTAACTCCGCAGACCCAGGTCGTCACCCAGACGATCCCCTGCCCCCGATCCCCTATGCGCCCTTCCCGCAGCGCGGCGGCTGGGAAGGCGGCGGCGGCGGTGGCGGCGGTGTGACCGTGGTCGGCGGCGGCTTTGGCGGTGGCTTCGGCGGCGGCTTCTTTGGCGGTTTCTTCGGCGGATCGAGCGGCGGCGGCAGCAGCGGCAGCATCGTCGTCACCTCGACGACGACCGGCGGCGTCAGCACCTCGTCGAGCACCTCGTCGGGCGTTTCGACCTCGACCGGCAGCGTCTCGACCTCCACCGGCAATGTCGATGTCTCAACCTCGACCGGCGGTGTGAGCACCTCGACGGGCAGCGTGTCGACTTCGACCGGCAGCGTCTCGACCTCGACCGGCAGCGTCTCGACCTCGTCGGGCAATGTCAGCACGTCGTCTGGCAACGTCTCGACCTCCTCGTCGAGCAGCAGTTCGTCGTCGAGCTCGTCCTCCTCCTCTTCGTCGTCGAGTTCCTCGTCGTCGGGCGGCGGCAACTCGTCGAAGGGCGGCTCGTCGCATGGCGGCAGCTCGCACGGCGGTTCGTCGCATGGCAATTCGTCGAAAGGCGGCTCGTCGCACGGCAGTTCGGGCTGGGGCGGTTCGTCGCACGGCAGCTCGGGTGGTTCGGGCGGCAGCAGCTCGTCCTCGTCGAGCTCTTCTTCGTCTTCGTCCTCGAGCAGCAGCACGTCGTCGGGGGCCACCTCGTCGGGCGCGACCGGCGGCAGCAGCAGCTTCGGTTCGACCGGCAGCAGTTCCTCATCCTCCTCGTCGAGCAGCAGTTCGTCGTCGAGTTCCTCCTCGTCGTCGAGCTCGGGCGGTACCAGCAGCGGTTCGTCGGGCACCCCGACCCCCGTTCCGGCC is drawn from Sphingopyxis sp. OPL5 and contains these coding sequences:
- the hisD gene encoding histidinol dehydrogenase encodes the protein MRRLDASEPGFAAAFDALVNDRRESDSDVSADVAAIIARVKAEGDSALADYTAKFDRFDLDASGWSISKEECAAAYDALAPELRDALNLAADRIRAYHAAQLPEDRDYRDAAGARLGARWNAVDAAGVYVPGGRAAYPSSVLMNIIPAKVAGVGRIVMMTPTPGGEVNPVVMAAAHIGGVDEIWRIGGAQAVAALAYGTDRIAPVDVVTGPGNAWVAEAKRQVYGVVGIDMVAGPSEIVVVADNRNAPHVIAADLLSQAEHDPTSQSILFTDDAAFGEAVAAAVAEVIPTLATARTMEASWADNGAVIVVSTLAEAIPLCDRLAPEHLELAVDADVADALFAKVRHAGSVFLGRHTPEAIGDYVAGPNHVLPTGRRARFSSGLSVGDFMKRTSFLALDESALAAIGPAAVALAGAEGLPAHALSVQNRLN
- the hisG gene encoding ATP phosphoribosyltransferase, producing MPEPIIFAIPKGRILDEALPLLAKVGIEPAADFFDPKSRALVFATNQPHVSLIRVRAFDVATFVAHGAAQLGIVGSDVIDEFDYSELYAPVDLGIGHCRLSLAGPADSAPPGLGSSHIRVATKYPATTRRWFAAQGIQAECIKLNGAMEIAPKLGLASHIVDLVSTGRTLVENALAEQTIISEVSARLIVNRAAFKLRSAEVPALVERFRQAVGDAAA
- a CDS encoding DUF2332 domain-containing protein; this translates as MSERLQPMELGDTGADAVRGAFANQVLYCRANDAPVTARIVAAIATLLGAPASGFARRIAEWQGPPLADALPLRAAGGLHALHLAGIAHELAPIYADAEGINDAAIIAGTVQRHEAALLPWLDGPPQTNEAGRSSNFIAAMLWLAEQGLPPHFQCLEIGSSAGINLMLARYHYDLAGVQVGPLPGAMAFTPEWRGRHPPQHKIEIAGTKGCDVAPVDLSDPAQALRLKAYIWPEHHIRFARMEAAIAAATAQKPDIVHSNAADFVEAELAKPQAAGTTRVLMHSIVWQYVPADQQARVTAAMEAAGARATADRPLAWIALEANRTVHHHELVVRHWPGDGAPKMLGRAHAHGAWIEWLAG
- a CDS encoding DUF1465 family protein, whose amino-acid sequence is MNRGVSELATIGLPVRRAQVENLYVEAMVLADEAHTAFAAARDLGVVGVGGTRDSLLQIGLACESLKTTTRLMHIIAWLLHRRAMIGGDPGAGPNDSAARIGEPVVADWDICVRFDDPVRRIIAASERLFERIAAIEAGWDAPVAAPPVQAMLARLEARL
- a CDS encoding YdcH family protein, with product MNPDEISQRLELLRIEHRDLDAAIAALGVTVVPDQLQLARLKKKKLRLRDEIAWCEDQLIPDIIA
- a CDS encoding YdcH family protein; this encodes MNMSHLSALKSRHADLDAKIANEERRPAPDVGLLAQMKKQKLKIKEELFANG
- a CDS encoding PilZ domain-containing protein, producing MPTSIDEEVAALSRSADRDSLFMQARVAMAGKPEPILVRVRNLSAGGMLAESPISVVQGAVVEIELRNVGHVPGRIVWTGDKKFGIAFDRAVNPQAVRRDVAPQKEDVPPTLAGLRLNKGRPPIRPR
- the dksA gene encoding RNA polymerase-binding protein DksA, which codes for MPTQTADIGADALREAKSNLDTDYVPRDDEPFMNERQQDYFRGLLVAWKRSILSESESTLAQLQDGPLREPDLADRASSETDWAIELRTRDRQRKLISKIDSAIRRLDEGEYGYCAVTGEPISLARLQARPIATMTLEAQERHERNERISRED